One stretch of Deinococcus taeanensis DNA includes these proteins:
- a CDS encoding D-sedoheptulose-7-phosphate isomerase, giving the protein MTLTAAQHLADHIGRHRTALDQLEQLGPALEAAAQACVRALRGGGKLLTCGNGGSAADAQHLAAELTGRYRRERRPLPAVALTTDSSALTCIGNDYAFEEVFARQAQALTQPGDVLIGITTSGNSPNIIRALQAARARGAVTVALTGALTGGRGGAAAGHADITLNVPSDRTAHIQEMHILLIHVLCETIDDAFAEADPA; this is encoded by the coding sequence ATGACGCTCACCGCGGCGCAGCATCTCGCCGACCACATCGGCCGGCACCGGACCGCCCTCGACCAGCTCGAACAGCTCGGTCCGGCCCTCGAGGCCGCCGCGCAGGCCTGCGTCCGGGCCCTGCGCGGCGGCGGCAAGCTGCTCACCTGCGGCAACGGCGGCAGCGCCGCTGACGCCCAGCACCTCGCCGCCGAACTGACCGGCCGGTACCGCCGCGAACGTCGCCCGCTGCCCGCCGTGGCCCTCACCACCGACTCCAGCGCCCTGACCTGCATCGGCAACGACTACGCCTTCGAGGAGGTCTTCGCCCGGCAGGCCCAGGCCCTGACGCAGCCGGGCGACGTCCTGATCGGCATCACCACCAGCGGCAACAGCCCCAACATCATCCGGGCCCTGCAGGCCGCCCGGGCGCGCGGCGCAGTGACCGTCGCCCTGACCGGCGCCCTGACCGGCGGGCGTGGCGGCGCGGCCGCCGGTCACGCCGACATCACCCTCAACGTCCCCAGCGACCGCACCGCCCACATCCAGGAGATGCACATCCTGCTGATCCACGTGCTGTGCGAAACCATCGACGACGCCTTTGCCGAGGCGGACCCCGCATGA
- a CDS encoding ROK family transcriptional regulator translates to MNHGRSRSIRQGRNLPEVRADNLSVVVEALQKLQPISRSALADATGLTAATITHMVNELEAYDLLVETPSHERTVGRRPTLLTFNRRRGQLIGVEISRTRILAIRSDFGGQTLARLERPFRPTASVRRGLNAIREVIAELIDPGLPLLGIGVGVPGPVNSTEGVVIEPPNFGGWRNVRVTDALQVHFGVPCWLDDDAKAAAYGERWYGAGRHEETLLYISLRSGVGAGLIVGDRVYRGAHELAGEIGHTTIHVDGPLCECGNRGCLETLVSVPAIMQEARRLGLNAEDPAGLHRLAQAGDAVAQNIKDRVYLYLSAALVNAVNHYDPAVIVLGGLLVRSWPDLTGTLAQRVKGRSFGYLSKDIRIVDSALDRDAAALGAVAIALHKILRDPARALAAPPVERGAATPP, encoded by the coding sequence ATGAATCACGGCAGATCCAGAAGTATCCGGCAGGGCCGCAACCTGCCGGAAGTGCGGGCCGATAACCTCAGCGTGGTCGTGGAGGCCCTGCAGAAACTCCAGCCGATCTCCCGCAGCGCGCTGGCCGACGCGACCGGACTGACGGCCGCGACCATCACGCACATGGTCAACGAACTGGAAGCCTACGACCTGCTGGTCGAGACGCCCTCGCACGAGCGCACGGTCGGCCGGCGGCCCACCCTGCTGACCTTCAACCGCCGCCGCGGTCAGCTGATCGGGGTGGAAATCTCGCGCACGCGGATCCTGGCGATCCGGTCTGACTTCGGCGGGCAGACCCTGGCCCGGCTGGAACGCCCGTTCCGGCCGACCGCGTCGGTGCGGCGCGGCCTGAACGCCATCCGTGAGGTGATTGCCGAGCTGATCGATCCGGGCCTGCCGCTGCTGGGGATCGGTGTGGGCGTGCCGGGACCGGTGAACAGCACCGAGGGCGTCGTGATCGAACCGCCCAACTTCGGCGGCTGGCGCAACGTGCGCGTCACGGACGCCCTGCAGGTGCATTTCGGCGTGCCCTGCTGGCTGGACGACGACGCCAAGGCCGCCGCCTACGGGGAGCGCTGGTACGGCGCGGGCCGGCACGAGGAGACCCTGCTGTACATTTCGCTGCGTTCAGGCGTGGGCGCGGGCCTGATCGTGGGGGACCGGGTGTACCGCGGCGCCCACGAACTCGCCGGCGAGATCGGCCACACCACCATTCACGTGGACGGGCCGCTGTGCGAATGCGGCAACCGCGGGTGCCTGGAGACCCTGGTCAGCGTGCCGGCAATCATGCAGGAAGCCCGGCGGCTGGGCCTGAACGCCGAAGATCCGGCCGGCCTGCACCGCCTGGCGCAGGCCGGGGACGCGGTGGCGCAGAACATCAAAGACCGCGTGTACCTGTACCTCTCGGCGGCGCTGGTCAACGCCGTGAACCACTACGACCCGGCCGTGATCGTGCTGGGCGGGCTGCTCGTGCGCTCCTGGCCGGACCTGACCGGCACCCTGGCCCAGCGGGTCAAGGGACGCTCCTTCGGGTACCTCTCCAAGGACATCCGCATCGTGGACAGCGCCCTGGACCGTGACGCGGCCGCGCTGGGGGCGGTGGCGATCGCGCTGCACAAGATTCTGCGTGATCCTGCCCGGGCGCTGGCCGCCCCGCCCGTGGAGCGCGGCGCGGCCACACCGCCCTGA
- a CDS encoding IS630 family transposase (programmed frameshift), whose amino-acid sequence MAEWHPSKYSRAQLEERRLAATPWLQGGQHSQQVIAQHFGVSVHTVSNWKKRLKRTGSLQATVTTGRPSRLTTAQLEQVRTLLREGALHHGFPDPTWSTRRVADLIGRHFDVWYHPDHVRRILRQLGFTPQMPDGRAAERNELRIASWKEQVAPELEKKVAQGATLVDLDEVGFSLNGVRRRTWSTRGVTPLVTLPANWEKRSTIGAITSDGRFFQHTKHGAIRGGDVTRFFQHLMRHVQGEIVVVLDNAGIHRAKATQAFVDLHERLSLVFLPPYAPELNPIELVWAYVKRNVLGNFCARSVGVLKAKLTTAWQRVRYIDLPQRLMDFNLCRYQ is encoded by the exons GTGGCTGAATGGCATCCATCCAAATACTCCCGAGCGCAGCTGGAGGAACGTCGACTGGCGGCGACCCCCTGGCTTCAAGGGGGCCAGCATTCACAGCAGGTGATTGCCCAGCACTTCGGCGTGTCCGTACACACCGTCAGCAACTGGAAGAAACGCCTGAAGCGCACCGGCAGTCTCCAGGCCACGGTGACGACAGGACGCCCCTCCCGACTCACCACCGCCCAGCTCGAACAGGTCCGCACCCTCCTGAGGGAGGGTGCGCTGCACCATGGCTTCCCTGACCCGACCTGGAGCACCAGACGAGTCGCAGACCTGATCGGGCGGCACTTCGACGTGTGGTACCACCCCGATCACGTCCGGAGAATTCTTCGTCAGCTGGGGTTCACGCCCCAGATGCCGGATGGACGGGCAGCAGAACGCAATGAACTCCGGATCGCGTCCTGGAAAGAACAGGTGGCGCCGGAGTTG GAAAAAAAGGTCGCGCAGGGCGCAACCCTGGTGGACCTGGATGAGGTTGGCTTCTCGCTGAACGGTGTGCGAAGACGAACGTGGTCGACCAGGGGCGTCACGCCCCTGGTCACACTCCCGGCCAACTGGGAAAAACGCTCGACGATCGGGGCGATCACTTCGGACGGTCGATTCTTCCAGCACACGAAGCATGGGGCGATCCGGGGTGGGGACGTCACCCGGTTCTTCCAGCATCTGATGCGCCATGTGCAGGGGGAGATCGTGGTGGTGCTGGACAACGCGGGCATTCACCGAGCGAAGGCAACTCAGGCGTTCGTGGATCTCCACGAACGCCTGTCGCTGGTGTTTTTGCCGCCGTACGCTCCGGAGTTGAATCCCATCGAGCTGGTGTGGGCGTACGTGAAGCGGAATGTGCTGGGGAACTTCTGTGCCCGCTCAGTGGGCGTGCTGAAAGCGAAGCTGACGACGGCCTGGCAACGGGTTCGGTACATCGACCTGCCTCAACGTTTGATGGACTTTAACTTATGCCGTTATCAATAA
- a CDS encoding alpha-mannosidase codes for MTRPGRRAVFHMIGNAHIDPVWLWTWQEGFQEIKATYRSALDRLRDHPDFIFTCSSAAHLAWIADNEPDMFEEIRAQVQGGRWALVGGWWVQPDCTLPSGEGFVRQGLYGQRFFQTQFGRTADTGYNPDSFGHAGTLPQILLKSGLTRYTFMRPGPHEQALPSRLFWWQGPDGSRVLTFRIPYEYCTWGQDLEAHVRKCTTELGGPLNELMCFYGVGNHGGGPTTENLASIARLTADPSLPELRLSDPSRYFTAVDSTAAPIWTDELHHHAVGCYAAHSGVKRWNRAAELALIRAEKLAALAAAVTGHPYPRLDLERAWKRVLFNHFHDILAGTSIESAYEDARNEYGEALATAQHVTNAAVQRLSWRVSVPHREGTRPFVVFNPHAWPVRVPVEHETGGVPNAFTVTDDQGAPVPAQRVRSEATVSGWRKRLAWTADLPPFGYRTYTVLPQAAPDASAVSASDTHLESDTFRLDIDPQTGGVARLTDKRSGAEVFSDVAAVGAVMTDLSDTWSHNVYRYDQPAGRFEGATCTLLEHGSLRSAVRTTSHYGRSTLTQDFLLYADHPCIEVRVRVDWHERHRVLKLLFPTHLHFPQATFEAPYGVTTRPTDGNEEPGQRWIDLSGVYRPTGAVRGLSLINDAKFSYHALDATLGLTVLRSPVIAHHDPYVPAEGGDYRHMDQGEQQFTYWLYPHGGTWRDADTPRHAAALTERPIVIPETYHQGPLGTAGSFLEVSPATAQVTVLKRAEDDTGYVLRLVETHGFPTAVRLNVTFLGRKVQTSLGAYEIKTLLLPDDGGPATVINLTELDRLGDA; via the coding sequence ATGACCCGCCCCGGACGCCGCGCGGTGTTTCACATGATCGGCAACGCCCACATCGACCCGGTGTGGCTCTGGACCTGGCAGGAAGGCTTCCAGGAGATCAAAGCCACCTACCGCAGCGCCCTCGACCGCCTGCGCGACCACCCGGACTTCATTTTCACCTGCTCCTCCGCCGCGCACCTCGCCTGGATCGCCGACAACGAACCCGACATGTTCGAAGAAATCCGCGCCCAGGTACAGGGCGGCCGCTGGGCGCTGGTGGGCGGCTGGTGGGTCCAGCCGGACTGCACGCTCCCGAGCGGCGAAGGCTTCGTGCGCCAGGGCCTGTACGGCCAGCGTTTCTTCCAGACGCAGTTTGGCCGTACCGCGGACACCGGCTACAACCCCGACTCGTTCGGACACGCCGGCACCCTCCCGCAGATCCTGCTTAAAAGCGGCCTGACCCGCTACACCTTCATGCGCCCCGGCCCGCACGAGCAGGCCCTACCCAGCCGCCTGTTCTGGTGGCAGGGCCCCGACGGGTCCAGGGTCCTGACCTTCCGCATTCCGTACGAGTACTGCACCTGGGGCCAGGACCTCGAAGCGCACGTCCGCAAATGCACGACCGAACTCGGCGGCCCGCTCAACGAACTGATGTGTTTCTACGGCGTCGGCAACCACGGCGGAGGGCCGACCACCGAGAACCTCGCGTCAATCGCCCGCCTCACCGCCGACCCCTCCCTTCCGGAACTGCGCCTCAGCGACCCCAGCCGCTACTTCACTGCCGTCGACAGCACCGCTGCGCCCATCTGGACGGATGAACTGCACCACCACGCCGTCGGCTGCTACGCCGCGCACTCCGGCGTCAAGCGCTGGAACCGCGCCGCCGAACTCGCCCTGATCCGCGCGGAGAAACTCGCCGCGCTCGCCGCGGCCGTGACCGGCCATCCCTACCCGCGCCTGGACCTGGAGCGCGCCTGGAAGCGCGTGCTGTTCAACCACTTCCATGACATCCTCGCCGGCACTAGCATCGAAAGCGCCTACGAAGACGCGCGCAACGAGTACGGTGAGGCGCTGGCCACCGCCCAGCACGTCACCAACGCCGCCGTGCAGCGCCTCAGCTGGCGCGTCAGCGTTCCCCACCGTGAAGGCACCCGGCCGTTCGTGGTCTTCAACCCGCACGCCTGGCCCGTCCGCGTGCCCGTCGAACACGAAACCGGCGGCGTCCCGAACGCGTTCACGGTCACCGACGACCAGGGCGCGCCTGTGCCCGCGCAGCGGGTCCGCTCTGAGGCCACCGTCAGCGGCTGGCGCAAACGTCTCGCCTGGACGGCCGATCTGCCCCCCTTTGGCTACCGCACGTACACCGTCCTCCCGCAGGCCGCGCCGGACGCGTCGGCCGTCAGCGCCAGCGACACCCACCTCGAAAGTGACACCTTCCGGCTCGACATTGACCCGCAGACCGGCGGCGTGGCCCGCCTCACCGACAAACGCTCCGGCGCCGAGGTCTTCAGCGACGTGGCCGCGGTCGGCGCCGTCATGACCGACCTCAGCGACACCTGGAGCCACAACGTCTACCGCTACGACCAACCGGCCGGGCGCTTTGAGGGCGCCACCTGCACCCTGCTCGAGCACGGTTCGCTGCGCAGCGCGGTCCGCACCACCAGCCATTACGGCCGCAGCACCCTCACCCAGGACTTCCTGCTCTACGCAGATCACCCATGCATTGAAGTGCGGGTGCGCGTCGACTGGCACGAGCGGCACCGAGTCCTGAAACTGCTGTTCCCCACCCACCTGCATTTTCCCCAGGCGACCTTCGAAGCGCCGTACGGCGTCACGACCCGACCCACCGACGGCAATGAGGAACCCGGCCAGCGCTGGATCGACCTGAGCGGCGTGTACCGGCCCACCGGCGCCGTCCGCGGCCTGAGCCTCATCAACGACGCCAAATTCAGTTACCACGCCCTCGACGCCACACTCGGCCTGACGGTCCTCAGGTCCCCCGTGATCGCCCACCACGACCCTTACGTGCCAGCAGAAGGCGGAGACTACCGGCACATGGACCAGGGCGAACAGCAGTTCACCTACTGGCTCTACCCGCACGGCGGCACGTGGCGCGACGCCGATACGCCCAGGCACGCCGCCGCACTGACAGAGCGCCCCATTGTGATACCCGAAACCTACCACCAGGGTCCCCTCGGGACAGCGGGCTCCTTCCTGGAGGTCTCCCCTGCTACCGCGCAGGTCACGGTCCTCAAACGCGCCGAAGACGACACAGGGTACGTGCTGCGCCTCGTTGAAACGCACGGGTTTCCCACAGCCGTGCGCCTCAACGTCACCTTTCTGGGCCGCAAAGTGCAGACCTCTCTCGGGGCCTATGAAATCAAAACACTCCTGCTCCCGGACGACGGTGGCCCCGCCACCGTCATCAACCTGACCGAACTGGACCGGCTCGGCGACGCCTGA
- a CDS encoding carbohydrate ABC transporter permease yields the protein MARMSLARRKEALTGYLFIAPWLIGFLVFVAGPMLWSLYASFTNYDVTSTARWVGWDNYRRLFFDDDLFWISLYNTGFYVLFAVPLSVLTGVLIAVLLNQQIPGQRIFRTIFFLPKVLTGVAVLLLWLWVFNPDFGPINVFLRAIGVSTPPLWFADPTWAKPALIIMSMWGAAGGYIIYLAGLQGIPRHLYEAAMLDGASPVRQFWAITVPMMSPTIFFKLVTGIAAAFQFWETSLIVSEGGKGGPSYSTLFYGLYMWQKAFGEYQMGYASAMAWVLLIITLLLTGLQFWVSRRWVYYEGEAR from the coding sequence ATGGCCCGAATGAGTCTGGCCCGGCGGAAAGAAGCGCTCACCGGCTACCTGTTCATCGCGCCGTGGCTGATCGGCTTCCTCGTGTTCGTGGCCGGCCCGATGCTGTGGTCGCTGTACGCCAGCTTCACGAACTACGACGTGACCTCCACGGCGCGCTGGGTGGGGTGGGACAACTACCGGCGCCTGTTCTTCGACGATGACCTGTTCTGGATCTCGCTGTACAACACCGGCTTCTACGTGCTGTTCGCGGTGCCCCTGAGCGTCCTGACCGGCGTGCTCATCGCGGTGCTGCTCAACCAGCAGATTCCCGGTCAGCGCATCTTCCGCACCATCTTCTTCCTGCCCAAGGTCCTGACCGGCGTGGCGGTGCTGCTGCTGTGGCTGTGGGTGTTCAACCCCGACTTCGGCCCGATCAACGTCTTCCTGCGGGCCATCGGCGTGAGCACCCCCCCGCTGTGGTTCGCGGACCCCACCTGGGCCAAACCGGCCCTGATCATCATGAGCATGTGGGGCGCCGCCGGCGGGTACATCATCTACCTCGCGGGCCTGCAGGGCATTCCCCGCCACCTGTACGAGGCGGCCATGCTGGACGGCGCGTCCCCCGTGCGGCAGTTCTGGGCAATCACGGTGCCCATGATGTCGCCCACGATCTTCTTCAAACTGGTGACCGGCATCGCGGCCGCCTTCCAGTTCTGGGAAACGTCCCTGATCGTCTCCGAGGGCGGGAAAGGCGGCCCGTCGTACTCAACGCTGTTCTACGGCCTGTACATGTGGCAGAAGGCGTTCGGTGAATACCAGATGGGATACGCCAGCGCCATGGCCTGGGTGCTGCTGATCATCACCCTGCTGCTGACCGGACTGCAGTTCTGGGTCTCACGCCGCTGGGTGTACTACGAAGGGGAGGCCCGCTGA
- a CDS encoding glycosyl hydrolase-related protein: protein MAYTHLDQGLQRSRWVLAPHSGDWRAAGVPERADQLNEPAVFTREYVHAGPWPASRGEVQLLDLPTVRLSAVKQAEDSSDLIVRLHEWGGQAAQGTLRWRGHDLPVTLRAQQVLGLRLNAAGEAFPVNFLEEAHD, encoded by the coding sequence GTGGCCTACACGCATCTGGACCAGGGCCTGCAGCGCAGCCGCTGGGTGCTGGCGCCGCACAGCGGGGACTGGCGCGCCGCGGGCGTGCCTGAGCGGGCCGATCAGCTCAACGAGCCGGCCGTGTTCACGCGTGAATACGTGCACGCCGGCCCCTGGCCCGCCAGCCGCGGGGAAGTGCAGCTGCTGGACCTCCCGACCGTCAGGCTCAGCGCCGTGAAGCAGGCCGAGGACAGCAGCGACCTCATCGTGCGCCTGCACGAGTGGGGCGGCCAGGCCGCGCAGGGCACGCTGCGCTGGCGTGGGCACGACCTTCCCGTGACGCTGCGCGCGCAGCAGGTGCTGGGCCTGCGGCTGAACGCCGCGGGCGAAGCGTTCCCCGTCAATTTCCTGGAAGAAGCGCATGACTGA
- a CDS encoding ROK family protein — translation MTTLPLEAPTRHVLAIDIGGTKLAAGIVSATGELLDTARTPTHAEQGPDRVVERVIDLCRTLLRRSPVTVDRAGVGCGGPLDTRRGLIQNPPNLPGWIDYPLVGQLRGALDLPVVLDNDANAAALAEFHFGAGRGTRHMLYLTISTGIGGGLILNGQLYRGKRGNAGELGHIQVQAGGLPCNCGGQGCLEAYASGTNIARRAREAAAQHPQSLLARSAPRPEAITAQTVLTALDAGDPVARALWNDTLDLLAAGVASSIHAFDPERVVIGGGITNFGDHLFVPLRERVAARTMPALSDGVEIRPAAFAQNVGVLGAAAVALSAALEVSS, via the coding sequence ATGACCACGCTTCCGCTGGAGGCCCCCACACGTCATGTCCTGGCCATCGATATCGGCGGCACCAAACTCGCCGCCGGGATCGTCAGCGCCACCGGTGAACTCCTCGACACCGCCCGCACCCCCACGCACGCCGAACAGGGTCCGGACCGCGTCGTCGAGCGGGTCATCGACCTGTGCCGGACCCTGCTCCGCCGCAGCCCCGTCACCGTCGACCGCGCGGGCGTCGGCTGCGGCGGCCCCCTCGATACCCGGCGCGGCCTGATCCAGAACCCACCCAACCTCCCGGGCTGGATCGACTACCCGCTCGTCGGCCAGCTGCGCGGCGCCCTTGACCTGCCGGTGGTGCTGGACAACGACGCGAACGCCGCCGCCCTGGCCGAATTTCATTTCGGCGCCGGGCGCGGCACCCGCCACATGCTCTACCTCACCATCTCCACCGGCATCGGCGGCGGCCTGATCCTCAACGGCCAGCTTTACCGCGGCAAGCGGGGCAACGCCGGCGAACTGGGGCACATCCAGGTGCAGGCCGGCGGCCTGCCCTGCAACTGCGGCGGCCAGGGCTGCCTGGAAGCCTACGCCTCCGGCACCAACATCGCCCGCCGCGCGCGCGAAGCGGCCGCGCAGCACCCGCAGTCCCTGCTCGCACGCAGCGCGCCGCGTCCGGAGGCCATCACCGCGCAGACCGTTCTCACCGCCCTCGACGCCGGCGACCCGGTCGCCCGGGCGCTGTGGAACGACACGCTCGACCTCCTGGCCGCCGGCGTGGCCAGCAGCATCCACGCCTTCGACCCGGAACGGGTGGTGATCGGCGGCGGCATCACCAACTTCGGCGACCACCTGTTCGTGCCGCTGCGCGAACGCGTCGCCGCGCGCACCATGCCCGCCCTCTCAGACGGCGTGGAGATCCGCCCGGCCGCGTTCGCGCAGAACGTCGGCGTGCTCGGCGCCGCCGCCGTCGCCCTCAGCGCAGCCCTGGAGGTTTCATCATGA
- a CDS encoding glycoside hydrolase family 2 protein has product MTEALLALLETGEDAAQTHPRPHLRRPWRALDGWWDFALSPAEAPQDVSFEGRIRVPYAPQTPASGLAQAPCLTERTLWYRTRVQLTPQETPGADERLLLHFGAVDWAAQVFVNGAFAARHEGGYTPFTVDVTRAARAGSFELSVRAEDDHADLAQPRGKQDWRAEPHAIWYPPTSGIWRSVWLETVHRQHVQALRWIPDLTRFELTALVTLACAPQPGTRVRLEVFDGERPLADSDTLVTGQHMTVPLRLPDPGVDDARNDLLWLPDHPKLLDVRLTLSVQGRAVDRAEGYAALRSVEARGRRVLLNGIPHPLRMVMHQGYWPDAGMTGDDQRYREDVLLARRLGFNGLRLHQKIEDPRFLYWCDRLGLAVWVDLPSAYAFTAQSLDRLTRTWLEVLALYASHPSVVAWVPFNESWGLPDVARDPAQQQAQRALYSLTRALDPTRLVSGSDGWEQLVSDVFTVHDYTQVPQTLLERYGTRSAVEENLWRLWPGGREQGLAGFTPGDRPVILSEFGGTSWVPAGEDGWGYGVVRDRAGLSERVEALLAAADQAILAKGIHGYCYTQLTDTYQEMNGLADMNRVPKGDVTRLSGAVRGEPHAPGNPLWYSGRWRGRRDPEPH; this is encoded by the coding sequence ATGACTGAGGCGCTGCTCGCCCTGCTGGAGACCGGAGAGGACGCCGCCCAGACGCACCCGCGCCCTCACCTGCGCCGCCCCTGGCGGGCGCTGGACGGCTGGTGGGACTTCGCGCTCAGCCCGGCCGAAGCGCCGCAGGACGTGAGCTTTGAGGGCCGGATCCGCGTGCCGTACGCGCCGCAGACCCCCGCGAGCGGGCTCGCTCAGGCGCCCTGCCTGACAGAGCGCACCCTGTGGTACCGCACGCGGGTGCAGCTGACGCCCCAGGAAACGCCCGGCGCCGACGAGCGGCTGCTGCTGCATTTCGGCGCGGTGGACTGGGCGGCGCAGGTGTTCGTGAACGGCGCGTTCGCCGCGCGCCACGAGGGCGGGTACACGCCGTTCACGGTGGACGTGACCCGCGCGGCGCGCGCCGGCAGCTTCGAACTGAGCGTCCGGGCGGAGGACGATCACGCCGACCTGGCCCAGCCCCGCGGCAAGCAGGACTGGCGCGCCGAACCACACGCCATCTGGTACCCGCCCACCAGCGGCATCTGGCGCAGCGTGTGGCTCGAAACTGTGCACCGGCAGCACGTCCAGGCCCTGCGCTGGATCCCGGACCTCACGCGGTTTGAACTGACGGCCCTGGTCACGCTGGCGTGCGCGCCCCAGCCCGGCACGCGGGTGCGCCTCGAGGTGTTCGATGGGGAGCGCCCGCTGGCCGACAGTGACACCCTGGTGACCGGGCAGCACATGACGGTGCCGCTGCGCCTGCCGGACCCCGGGGTGGACGACGCGCGCAACGACCTGCTGTGGCTGCCGGACCACCCGAAACTGCTGGACGTCCGCCTGACCCTGAGCGTGCAGGGGCGCGCCGTGGACCGCGCCGAGGGGTACGCGGCCCTGCGGTCGGTCGAGGCCCGCGGGCGACGCGTGCTGCTCAACGGAATTCCGCACCCGCTGCGCATGGTGATGCACCAGGGCTACTGGCCGGACGCCGGCATGACCGGCGACGACCAGCGCTACCGCGAGGACGTCCTCCTGGCGCGGCGGCTCGGGTTCAACGGCCTGCGGCTGCACCAGAAGATCGAGGACCCCCGCTTCCTGTACTGGTGTGACCGGCTGGGCCTGGCGGTGTGGGTGGACCTTCCCAGCGCGTACGCATTCACGGCCCAGAGCCTCGACCGGCTGACCCGCACGTGGCTGGAGGTGCTGGCGCTCTACGCGTCGCACCCGAGCGTGGTGGCGTGGGTGCCGTTCAACGAGTCGTGGGGCCTGCCGGACGTTGCGCGCGACCCGGCGCAGCAGCAAGCGCAGCGCGCCCTGTACTCGCTGACCCGCGCGCTCGACCCGACCCGGCTGGTCAGCGGCAGTGACGGCTGGGAGCAGCTGGTCAGTGACGTGTTCACCGTGCATGACTACACGCAGGTTCCCCAGACGCTGCTGGAACGGTACGGCACCCGCAGCGCGGTCGAGGAGAACCTCTGGCGCCTGTGGCCCGGCGGGCGCGAACAGGGGCTGGCCGGGTTCACGCCCGGCGACCGGCCGGTGATTCTCAGTGAGTTCGGCGGCACCTCCTGGGTGCCGGCTGGAGAGGACGGCTGGGGCTACGGCGTGGTGCGCGACCGCGCTGGGCTCAGCGAGCGGGTCGAAGCGCTGCTCGCGGCGGCCGACCAGGCGATCCTGGCCAAAGGCATTCACGGGTACTGCTACACGCAGCTGACCGACACCTACCAGGAGATGAACGGCCTGGCCGACATGAACCGCGTGCCCAAAGGCGACGTGACGCGCCTGTCGGGCGCCGTGCGCGGTGAACCCCACGCCCCGGGGAACCCGCTGTGGTACTCCGGACGGTGGCGGGGCCGGCGTGACCCGGAGCCCCACTGA
- a CDS encoding carbohydrate ABC transporter permease — MTVQPNTPATTALPRRRMNAQVAQNVFWKAVAFALLAAISAAVLFPALWMLSTALKADTQVYANPPIWIPDPLRFDNFAKAWSLAPFTRYAFNTALYAIAVVFGTVLSSSLAAYGFAKLRFPGRDVLFAVLLSTMMIPGMVTLIPQYILFSKLHWVGTYLPLVVPSFFAGAFFTFLLRQFFMGIPNEYSEAARVDGASDFWIWSRVILPLSKPALATVAIFTFEGAWDSYVGPLLYLNDEKLYTLQVGLQFFRTATAVQWQYLMAAALLVMLPVIVLFFTFQKYFVEGASVSGGVKG; from the coding sequence ATGACCGTCCAGCCCAACACGCCCGCCACCACGGCCCTGCCGCGCCGGCGCATGAACGCGCAGGTGGCCCAGAACGTGTTCTGGAAGGCCGTGGCGTTCGCCCTGCTGGCCGCTATCAGCGCCGCCGTGCTGTTCCCGGCGCTGTGGATGCTCTCCACGGCCCTGAAAGCGGACACGCAGGTGTACGCCAACCCGCCCATCTGGATTCCCGACCCGCTGCGCTTTGACAACTTCGCCAAAGCCTGGTCCCTGGCGCCGTTCACCCGGTACGCCTTCAACACCGCCCTGTACGCCATCGCCGTGGTGTTCGGCACGGTGCTGTCGTCCTCGCTGGCCGCGTACGGGTTTGCCAAGCTGCGTTTTCCCGGCCGGGACGTCCTGTTCGCCGTCCTGCTCTCCACCATGATGATCCCCGGCATGGTGACCCTCATCCCGCAGTACATCCTGTTCTCGAAACTCCACTGGGTGGGGACCTACCTGCCGCTGGTCGTGCCGAGCTTCTTCGCAGGCGCGTTTTTCACCTTTCTGCTGCGGCAGTTCTTCATGGGCATTCCCAACGAGTACTCCGAAGCGGCGCGCGTGGACGGCGCCAGTGACTTCTGGATCTGGAGCCGCGTGATTCTCCCGCTGTCCAAGCCGGCCCTGGCCACCGTCGCGATCTTCACCTTTGAAGGCGCCTGGGACAGCTACGTGGGTCCGCTGCTGTACCTCAACGACGAGAAGCTCTACACCCTGCAGGTGGGCCTGCAGTTTTTCCGCACCGCCACGGCCGTGCAGTGGCAGTACCTGATGGCCGCCGCGCTGCTGGTGATGCTGCCGGTCATCGTGCTGTTCTTCACCTTCCAGAAGTACTTCGTGGAAGGCGCCTCCGTGTCCGGCGGCGTGAAAGGCTGA